One Luteolibacter arcticus DNA segment encodes these proteins:
- a CDS encoding sugar porter family MFS transporter, whose product MQNKTYTFLLVAIASLGGLLYGYDLGIISSALLYLDKCVRLSEAEVGMLASAIMIGALASSVIGGGLSDLIGRKKTMILAAFLFVASVGIIVLSAGFWMLFAGRTLQGLSAGMIAVVVPVFMSECAPAKVRGISSTMFQLCITLGIAVAMAAGAWYQSGVDDAVQAAAGDAAKILSAQDHAWRQMFLSSAWPAVVFVVAAFVVPESPRWLFRHGQADKALAVLLKGRDAAQARLELREMEELAATAHTAKAGGSDQILQKRYLWPLALAITLLAINQATGICAVFTFPVVMLNQAGLSEGAAAHTGVWLAVANFVTTIFGVLLVDRLGRKWLLKIGTAIMLVALGTGVITYWKVEAGRTDVTAPLTQQIEEHALVIPVKEIAASDAPVVQVSVQYTRGGKEQPLLLLRSDAKDPVLALKPDAAHPDAKLEILRAKFSPAPSETTGQIIFACLILYIVGFAFGPGVCLWLMSSELLPTRVRSIGMGLGVLGNAGVTILTTWLFLPIIGNFGYAAMWGVWFVCTFVYFLFAAFILPETKGKTLEEIEAYFAK is encoded by the coding sequence ATGCAAAACAAAACCTACACCTTCCTCCTCGTCGCCATCGCCTCCTTGGGCGGCCTCCTTTATGGCTATGATCTGGGGATCATTTCGTCGGCATTGCTCTACCTCGACAAGTGCGTTCGCCTGAGTGAGGCCGAGGTGGGAATGCTGGCGTCGGCCATCATGATCGGTGCGCTGGCCTCGTCGGTGATCGGCGGCGGTCTTTCGGACCTGATCGGGCGCAAGAAAACCATGATTCTGGCTGCGTTCCTGTTTGTGGCCAGCGTGGGGATCATCGTGCTTTCCGCCGGTTTCTGGATGCTGTTTGCCGGACGCACCCTGCAGGGCTTGAGCGCCGGCATGATTGCCGTGGTGGTGCCGGTGTTCATGAGCGAGTGCGCGCCGGCTAAGGTGCGCGGAATCAGTTCGACCATGTTTCAATTGTGCATCACCCTGGGTATCGCCGTGGCGATGGCCGCCGGGGCTTGGTATCAGTCAGGGGTGGATGACGCCGTGCAAGCCGCCGCCGGCGACGCCGCCAAAATCCTGTCCGCCCAGGATCACGCCTGGCGCCAGATGTTCCTTTCGTCGGCGTGGCCGGCCGTGGTCTTCGTGGTGGCGGCTTTCGTGGTGCCGGAGTCGCCACGCTGGCTGTTCCGCCACGGGCAAGCGGACAAGGCCTTGGCCGTCCTCTTGAAGGGCCGTGACGCGGCCCAGGCGCGGCTGGAACTGCGTGAGATGGAAGAACTGGCGGCCACCGCCCACACTGCCAAGGCCGGTGGCTCCGATCAAATTCTCCAAAAGCGCTACCTTTGGCCGTTGGCCTTGGCCATCACCCTGCTGGCTATCAACCAAGCCACCGGGATTTGCGCCGTGTTCACCTTCCCCGTGGTCATGCTCAACCAGGCGGGCCTGAGCGAAGGCGCCGCCGCCCACACCGGCGTGTGGCTGGCGGTGGCGAACTTCGTCACCACCATCTTCGGCGTCCTTCTCGTCGACCGCCTCGGGCGCAAGTGGCTGCTCAAAATCGGCACCGCCATCATGTTGGTCGCGCTGGGCACCGGCGTCATCACCTATTGGAAAGTGGAAGCCGGGCGTACCGATGTGACGGCACCATTGACGCAACAGATCGAGGAACACGCGCTGGTCATTCCGGTGAAGGAGATTGCCGCATCTGATGCGCCCGTGGTGCAGGTGAGCGTGCAGTACACGCGGGGCGGCAAGGAGCAGCCTTTGCTGCTGCTGCGCAGTGACGCCAAGGATCCGGTGCTTGCCCTCAAGCCCGATGCCGCCCATCCCGACGCCAAATTGGAAATCCTGCGCGCCAAATTCAGCCCGGCTCCTTCCGAAACCACCGGACAAATCATCTTCGCCTGCCTCATCCTCTACATCGTCGGATTTGCCTTCGGCCCCGGCGTTTGCCTGTGGCTGATGTCCTCGGAACTTCTGCCCACCCGCGTACGCTCCATCGGCATGGGGCTTGGTGTTCTGGGCAATGCGGGCGTCACCATTCTCACCACTTGGTTGTTCCTGCCCATCATCGGAAACTTCGGTTACGCCGCGATGTGGGGGGTGTGGTTCGTATGCACCTTCGTTTACTTCCTGTTCGCGGCATTCATCCTCCCCGAAACCAAAGGCAAGACGCTCGAAGAAATCGAAGCTTACTTCGCGAAATAG
- a CDS encoding mannonate dehydratase has protein sequence MKLGFGLYRHQLDADHFRFATQCGASHLVVHWVDYFRSSRDNQPGDQPIGNDSGWGLAGDPDKLWSFEELSAVKEEAASHGLQIEAIENFDPAHWHDVLLDGPKKLEQFEKLKTIIRTVGRVGIPTIGYNFSIAGVAGRIKGPTARGGAEAVGMENPYDTPIPNGMVWNMVYDRHAPPGNLLTITPEELWQRHGEFLDVLMPVAEEAGVTLALHPDDPPTPTLRGQPRLVNQPHLYQRAIDRHSSTRNALEFCLGTLAEMTDGDLYEAVDNYSRQNRVAYVHFRNVRGKVPHYCETFVDEGDIDMLRVLRILKGNGFEGVLIPDHAPQMTCAAPWHSGMAFACGWMKAALQSVENDR, from the coding sequence ATGAAACTCGGATTCGGACTCTACCGACATCAGCTCGACGCGGATCATTTCCGCTTCGCCACGCAATGCGGGGCCTCCCACCTTGTCGTGCACTGGGTGGACTATTTCCGCTCTTCACGCGACAACCAACCGGGGGATCAACCGATTGGCAACGACTCCGGCTGGGGCTTGGCCGGCGATCCCGACAAACTCTGGTCGTTCGAGGAATTGTCGGCAGTGAAGGAGGAGGCCGCTTCCCACGGGCTGCAAATCGAAGCGATTGAGAATTTCGATCCTGCCCACTGGCACGACGTGTTGCTCGACGGTCCGAAGAAGCTCGAGCAGTTCGAAAAGCTCAAGACCATCATCCGCACCGTAGGGCGCGTGGGCATTCCGACCATCGGCTACAATTTCTCGATTGCCGGCGTGGCCGGTCGCATCAAGGGACCGACGGCACGAGGGGGCGCGGAAGCGGTGGGCATGGAGAATCCTTACGACACCCCGATCCCGAACGGCATGGTTTGGAACATGGTGTACGATCGCCATGCACCGCCGGGCAATCTTCTAACCATCACTCCCGAAGAGCTGTGGCAACGTCATGGGGAATTCCTCGACGTCCTCATGCCGGTCGCGGAGGAAGCGGGGGTCACCCTTGCCCTGCATCCCGATGACCCGCCCACGCCAACGCTTCGCGGTCAGCCTCGGTTGGTCAACCAGCCGCACCTCTATCAGCGGGCGATTGATCGTCATTCCAGCACGCGCAACGCCTTGGAATTTTGCTTGGGAACGCTGGCCGAAATGACGGATGGAGACCTGTACGAGGCGGTCGATAACTACAGCCGCCAGAACAGGGTGGCTTACGTTCATTTCCGCAATGTCCGCGGCAAGGTCCCGCACTACTGTGAAACGTTCGTGGACGAGGGCGACATCGACATGCTGCGGGTGCTCCGAATTCTCAAAGGGAACGGCTTTGAAGGAGTGTTGATTCCCGATCACGCACCGCAGATGACATGCGCCGCACCGTGGCACTCGGGAATGGCCTTTGCCTGTGGCTGGATGAAGGCGGCCCTGCAGAGCGTGGAGAACGACCGGTAG
- a CDS encoding RraA family protein, which translates to MTEWQSDSELFSLVKSRLYTPVVGDILDRLGLTHQFLPQPIQPLLTEMKLAGRAMPVLMIDVHGPQKQPFGKLTEALDQLQPGEIYLASGGDMRCAYWGEILTATARMRGAVGAVINGFHRDTPRVLEQDWPVFSRGRFAQDSAVRTQVAEYRCPIEIGQVQVEPGDLVFGDLDGVVIIPRRVEEVLIVEALKKAAGENVVRKEIENHMSSTAAFQKYGIL; encoded by the coding sequence ATGACTGAATGGCAATCCGACTCCGAGCTTTTTTCTTTGGTTAAGAGCCGCCTCTACACCCCGGTAGTAGGTGACATCCTCGACCGGCTGGGGCTTACCCATCAGTTCCTGCCGCAGCCGATTCAACCCTTGCTCACCGAAATGAAACTCGCCGGGCGGGCAATGCCGGTGCTCATGATCGACGTTCACGGTCCCCAGAAGCAGCCTTTTGGCAAACTCACCGAGGCGCTTGATCAATTGCAGCCCGGCGAGATTTATCTGGCGAGTGGCGGCGACATGCGGTGTGCCTATTGGGGGGAAATCCTCACCGCTACCGCGCGGATGCGGGGCGCAGTGGGAGCGGTCATCAATGGCTTCCATCGCGACACTCCCCGCGTCCTCGAACAGGACTGGCCGGTCTTCAGCCGCGGCAGGTTCGCTCAGGATTCGGCCGTTCGAACGCAAGTTGCGGAGTACCGTTGTCCCATCGAAATAGGTCAGGTTCAGGTCGAGCCCGGGGACCTCGTCTTCGGAGATCTTGACGGAGTGGTGATCATACCCCGTCGTGTGGAGGAAGTCCTCATCGTTGAGGCTCTCAAAAAGGCCGCGGGCGAGAACGTGGTGCGCAAGGAGATTGAGAACCACATGTCGAGCACGGCTGCCTTTCAAAAGTACGGGATCCTCTAG
- a CDS encoding PEP-CTERM sorting domain-containing protein produces MKSIPLLFLAACASVHGAVIIGVSATASTYFAAQQDPINLVNNAGLVGAGPYDFSSQHNEDVGSTGQWHAGAGQGVGGVAPVTNDQFVTFDLDGVGTTAYDLTSIYIWQHNQPFDSFNRGVNQFDLLYSIDGGTNWLTASSNLNLLKSTGGPNSAQQFTLSQTGVTHVRIEIDTAWSGAANEYVGLSEVKFDGVAVPEPASALLGAFGLLALLRRRR; encoded by the coding sequence ATGAAATCCATTCCTCTCCTGTTTCTCGCCGCCTGCGCCTCCGTTCACGGAGCCGTCATCATCGGGGTCAGCGCGACCGCGAGCACCTACTTTGCCGCACAACAGGATCCAATCAACCTTGTCAACAATGCTGGTCTTGTCGGTGCCGGGCCTTACGACTTCTCTTCCCAACACAATGAAGACGTTGGATCAACTGGCCAATGGCATGCCGGGGCTGGGCAAGGGGTTGGCGGGGTGGCTCCAGTGACGAACGATCAGTTCGTGACTTTCGATCTCGATGGAGTCGGAACAACCGCCTACGACCTTACTAGCATTTACATCTGGCAGCACAATCAGCCCTTCGACAGCTTCAATCGCGGCGTCAATCAGTTCGATCTGCTCTACTCGATTGACGGCGGAACCAACTGGCTCACGGCGTCCTCCAACTTGAATCTCTTGAAATCGACGGGTGGACCCAACTCAGCCCAGCAATTCACCTTGTCGCAAACCGGTGTGACGCATGTTAGAATTGAGATCGATACTGCGTGGAGTGGCGCGGCCAACGAATACGTCGGTCTCTCCGAAGTGAAATTCGACGGCGTTGCCGTTCCTGAACCCGCTTCAGCCCTACTTGGCGCGTTCGGCTTGCTTGCGCTCCTGCGCCGCCGCCGCTGA
- a CDS encoding lactonase family protein, with product MTRIFIGSLNIPGPWFHATGEGITACDLNEETGEIFRVSSCSNAENAIWLTRAGGTLLVASERYLEPGEISAFDSKDFTRIGHVQSTLGGAICHIALSSNRRAAVVSNYLGGVTVHALGASGEVAAAHQHIVYPGHGSDLDRQEKSHPHQAAFAPDGRHVLVCDLGCDCVWLHAFDGKHLGEARAIAVAPGSGPRHLVFHPALPRFYVLGELDAKLRVLEGNCEDWREIAVHATLPETFADVPAGAALEFHPSGKSLFVSNRHSDTAVCFAVDTLGDLALAGSFSVRGKTPRDIALSPSGRWLLSVNQDSHEVVPFELDPATGQPTGTHGPVFPCGSPCCAVF from the coding sequence ATGACCCGCATCTTCATCGGTTCGCTCAACATCCCGGGCCCCTGGTTCCACGCCACGGGAGAGGGGATCACCGCTTGCGACTTGAATGAGGAGACCGGTGAAATCTTCCGCGTGAGTTCTTGCTCCAACGCGGAGAATGCCATCTGGCTCACCCGGGCGGGAGGAACGTTGCTGGTCGCCTCCGAGCGTTACCTGGAGCCGGGTGAAATTTCGGCTTTCGATTCGAAGGATTTCACGCGGATCGGCCACGTCCAGTCGACGCTTGGCGGAGCCATCTGTCACATCGCGCTTTCCTCTAACAGGCGAGCCGCCGTTGTGTCGAATTACCTCGGCGGCGTTACCGTCCATGCACTTGGAGCAAGCGGCGAAGTGGCCGCCGCACACCAGCACATCGTTTATCCAGGCCACGGCTCCGATTTGGATCGGCAGGAGAAATCCCATCCGCATCAAGCGGCGTTCGCGCCGGATGGGCGGCACGTGCTGGTGTGCGACCTAGGTTGCGACTGCGTCTGGCTGCATGCCTTCGACGGGAAGCATCTGGGCGAAGCGCGGGCGATTGCGGTCGCCCCCGGATCCGGTCCGCGCCATCTGGTATTTCATCCGGCGCTGCCTCGATTCTATGTGCTTGGCGAATTGGATGCGAAGTTGCGGGTGTTAGAGGGAAACTGCGAGGATTGGCGTGAGATCGCGGTGCATGCGACCCTGCCGGAAACCTTCGCCGACGTACCCGCAGGCGCGGCCCTCGAGTTCCATCCCTCCGGCAAATCCCTTTTCGTTTCCAACCGTCACAGCGACACGGCGGTTTGTTTTGCCGTGGACACCCTAGGGGATCTTGCGCTCGCCGGCAGCTTCTCAGTGCGAGGGAAGACGCCGCGTGACATCGCGCTCTCGCCCTCCGGCCGCTGGCTGCTTTCGGTTAACCAGGACTCCCATGAGGTGGTTCCGTTTGAACTCGATCCCGCCACGGGCCAACCTACCGGCACTCACGGTCCGGTATTCCCCTGCGGCTCGCCATGTTGTGCCGTGTTTTGA
- a CDS encoding periplasmic heavy metal sensor, translating into MSSPRSTGLIWALATVGLAAGTSFLVSRSDQRTTSAKPSEQDFHRWMHTQLALTPAEHEALEPIELADETERRRLREEIVSAGRELADAVRQGKSGSPEIEAALTRLNAAQATLQRATLSHFFAMKEHLDPEQAEKLLQWTHDSILPE; encoded by the coding sequence ATGAGCTCGCCGCGGTCCACCGGATTGATCTGGGCGCTGGCAACCGTGGGCCTTGCGGCGGGCACGTCATTTCTGGTCTCGCGCTCGGACCAAAGGACAACTTCTGCAAAGCCTTCGGAGCAGGATTTCCACAGGTGGATGCATACTCAACTGGCGCTCACACCCGCCGAGCACGAGGCGCTGGAGCCAATCGAGCTTGCAGACGAAACGGAACGGCGGCGGCTGCGCGAAGAAATCGTCTCGGCCGGCCGAGAACTCGCGGATGCCGTTCGGCAGGGGAAGTCTGGGTCGCCGGAGATCGAGGCCGCCCTGACACGGCTGAATGCCGCCCAGGCCACCCTTCAGCGCGCGACGCTCAGTCACTTCTTCGCCATGAAGGAACATCTAGATCCCGAGCAAGCGGAGAAACTTTTGCAATGGACCCATGACAGCATTCTCCCTGAGTAG
- a CDS encoding HupE/UreJ family protein, whose translation MLTLSGWAHVAVIPAATATIQRDGGYAMELTFDVLAFALNKTPEDVTIGPMNDLLDGPEDVLAARLAEAAATFKNEFAVLEDGRSGTVETLAFPSVDDVRRHEKAMTMARLPVLLALTVQGRLPAGARSVSFRLPSKLGMSSLSVVRQDQPVGVLVVDAGVVSSPLPVTLDVAPSAPTPNDPAASPVAEPSRWEWAKRYVGLGFVHIVPKGLDHILFVLGLFLLGNRLGPLLMQVTAFTVAHSITLALSMYGIVRLSLHIVEPLIALSIAFVAAENIFTDKLHRWRLIVVFGFGLIHGLGFASVLTDLGLPRREFATALVSFNLGVEGGQLAVIGLAMLAVGYWRRRPWYRRAIVLPASVVIAAIGLFWAIQRALPYSP comes from the coding sequence GTGCTCACGCTCTCGGGTTGGGCTCATGTCGCGGTGATCCCGGCGGCAACAGCGACCATCCAGCGGGATGGCGGATACGCGATGGAATTGACCTTCGACGTGCTCGCCTTTGCGCTGAACAAAACTCCCGAAGACGTGACCATTGGCCCGATGAATGACCTCCTCGACGGACCGGAGGACGTCCTGGCCGCTCGTTTGGCCGAAGCCGCGGCGACATTCAAAAATGAATTCGCGGTGTTGGAAGACGGCAGATCCGGCACCGTGGAGACTTTGGCTTTCCCCAGCGTGGATGATGTCAGGCGCCATGAGAAAGCAATGACCATGGCGCGGCTGCCAGTCTTATTGGCACTCACCGTGCAAGGTCGTTTGCCGGCAGGTGCACGCTCGGTATCGTTCCGGCTGCCTTCCAAGTTGGGAATGTCCTCCCTGTCGGTGGTTCGGCAGGATCAGCCGGTCGGCGTGTTGGTCGTGGATGCCGGAGTGGTTAGCTCTCCCTTGCCGGTGACGCTTGATGTCGCTCCTTCGGCCCCAACACCGAATGATCCTGCTGCTTCACCAGTCGCTGAACCCAGCCGCTGGGAGTGGGCGAAGCGGTATGTCGGATTGGGCTTCGTTCATATTGTACCGAAAGGCCTCGATCATATCCTTTTCGTGCTCGGCTTGTTCCTGCTGGGTAATCGCCTCGGCCCGTTGCTCATGCAGGTCACTGCATTTACGGTGGCCCATTCCATCACCCTTGCCCTGTCGATGTATGGCATCGTCCGCCTTTCCCTCCACATTGTGGAACCTTTGATCGCACTATCGATTGCGTTCGTTGCTGCGGAAAATATCTTCACTGACAAGCTCCACCGCTGGCGGCTGATCGTGGTGTTTGGCTTTGGTTTGATCCACGGCCTTGGCTTCGCCAGCGTTCTAACAGATTTGGGTCTGCCACGGCGGGAGTTTGCGACCGCGCTGGTGTCGTTCAATCTCGGAGTGGAGGGTGGCCAACTTGCGGTGATCGGGTTGGCAATGCTGGCCGTCGGGTACTGGCGCCGCCGGCCGTGGTATCGCCGGGCCATTGTCCTTCCCGCGTCCGTGGTGATCGCAGCCATCGGCCTGTTTTGGGCGATCCAACGAGCACTGCCGTATTCCCCTTGA
- a CDS encoding LacI family DNA-binding transcriptional regulator: MLVLAGLAAFYEYRFVSFDQSLTMRDLARDVGVSVSTVSKALRNDPSISVSRCLAIQAAAERLGYRPHPMVSALMAQMHHRRRRSDPHHIAWIDLWPAGKDGDPAMSAKPIMSGALARAQELGYGLEVYPVGTEGISPEGLRRRLAARGQWGMIIPPVPEPSMRFALDLRGFTGVTIGSSLHEPVMHRVSPNHFQGSVLAWTQLRAKGFERIGLALTPEMNERVETKWLAAFLACQQELPPRGRVNPLLASPDDPAGFARWLRREKPGVVLVAEKFPWCELPCSNGGQVSGLPIAWLMLQGGEQGVGGLDYQPEQLGRVAVEMVVAQIHRNERGSPDIPHTILINPVWTDC; the protein is encoded by the coding sequence GTGTTGGTGCTTGCCGGGCTAGCTGCATTTTACGAATATCGTTTCGTGAGCTTTGACCAATCCCTCACCATGCGTGATTTGGCTCGTGACGTTGGGGTGTCGGTTTCCACCGTTTCGAAAGCTTTGCGAAACGATCCCTCGATTTCGGTGTCGCGCTGCCTGGCCATTCAGGCCGCCGCGGAGAGGCTCGGTTACCGGCCCCATCCGATGGTTTCCGCGTTGATGGCACAGATGCACCACCGCCGCCGGCGAAGCGATCCCCATCATATCGCGTGGATCGATCTTTGGCCTGCCGGAAAAGACGGCGACCCCGCCATGAGCGCCAAACCGATCATGAGCGGCGCGCTGGCCCGGGCACAGGAACTGGGTTACGGTCTGGAAGTCTACCCCGTCGGCACGGAGGGGATATCCCCGGAGGGGCTTCGCCGCCGCCTGGCGGCTCGCGGCCAGTGGGGCATGATCATACCGCCCGTGCCAGAGCCATCCATGCGGTTTGCTTTGGATCTACGTGGATTCACAGGCGTCACCATTGGCTCCAGCCTTCACGAACCGGTCATGCACCGCGTCTCGCCCAACCATTTCCAAGGCTCGGTGCTGGCATGGACGCAACTTCGGGCCAAGGGGTTTGAACGCATCGGTCTCGCGCTCACCCCGGAGATGAACGAACGGGTGGAAACCAAATGGTTGGCAGCGTTTCTGGCCTGCCAACAGGAATTGCCTCCTCGTGGCCGCGTCAATCCGCTCCTCGCTTCACCTGACGATCCCGCCGGATTTGCGCGATGGTTGCGCCGTGAAAAGCCCGGGGTAGTGCTGGTGGCGGAGAAATTCCCTTGGTGCGAGCTACCGTGTTCGAACGGGGGCCAAGTTAGTGGGTTGCCGATCGCATGGCTCATGCTGCAAGGAGGTGAGCAGGGAGTGGGTGGTCTCGATTACCAACCGGAGCAACTTGGCCGTGTCGCCGTGGAGATGGTGGTCGCACAAATTCACCGCAACGAACGGGGCAGTCCCGACATTCCTCATACGATCCTCATCAACCCGGTCTGGACCGATTGTTAG
- a CDS encoding SDR family NAD(P)-dependent oxidoreductase, whose product MHLDLSDKTILITGGLGPISEFIVKALDAAGATVVVTDREPDAVARKTLEAWGLPSTPYLQMDVTDHVEVSRAVDSAFVQYPGINIALGHAGGTGVFPFETCDQENFDRIVAFNFLAQTYFARSVLSHWRTSGCVGHLIFTSSYVAQIPMEGISAYVASKAALEMFAKNLALEYAKYQIRVNCVSPGNVAAGSSKLVYDNNPEYRAWVDRVSPLGKRNSPGAIANAFLYLCSSLAEEVDGFTLRVDAGVGLPKLG is encoded by the coding sequence ATGCACCTCGACCTCTCCGACAAAACCATCCTCATCACCGGGGGCTTGGGCCCCATTTCAGAATTCATCGTCAAGGCCTTGGATGCCGCCGGTGCCACCGTGGTGGTGACCGACCGCGAACCGGACGCCGTCGCGAGGAAAACCCTCGAAGCTTGGGGCCTTCCCTCGACCCCTTATTTGCAAATGGATGTGACGGATCACGTCGAAGTGTCGCGCGCGGTCGATTCGGCATTCGTCCAGTATCCCGGCATCAACATTGCGCTGGGCCATGCCGGGGGCACCGGCGTGTTTCCCTTTGAAACTTGCGACCAGGAGAATTTCGACCGGATCGTCGCCTTCAACTTCCTGGCGCAAACGTATTTCGCCCGCAGCGTGCTTTCCCATTGGCGCACGAGCGGCTGCGTCGGGCACCTCATCTTCACATCCTCGTATGTGGCACAAATTCCGATGGAGGGCATCAGCGCTTATGTCGCGTCCAAGGCCGCGCTCGAAATGTTCGCAAAGAACCTTGCGCTCGAGTACGCCAAGTATCAGATCCGCGTGAATTGCGTGAGTCCCGGTAACGTGGCGGCTGGCAGTTCCAAGCTGGTCTACGATAACAATCCGGAGTATCGGGCTTGGGTGGATCGCGTTTCGCCCTTGGGCAAACGTAACTCGCCCGGGGCCATCGCCAATGCCTTCCTCTACCTCTGCTCCTCCTTGGCCGAGGAGGTGGATGGCTTCACCCTCCGCGTGGACGCGGGCGTGGGATTGCCGAAATTGGGCTGA
- a CDS encoding RNA polymerase sigma factor yields the protein MTAFSLSSAVGALPLGVATPDEAAEAALLHAAQGGCQEAFRTLVEEHQQRVYHFCFHYLRDVGDAREACQDTFIRAHGALDRYRRRARVSTWLFQIALNLCRDRFRQRPATRGRQLLALEDHEVACHRPSPDEAAMRGTDLAKLDRGLNALPEKFRAVIVLSCLDGLSHGACAAILKCSERAVEGRLYRARQRLEVWWQRETS from the coding sequence ATGACAGCATTCTCCCTGAGTAGCGCTGTTGGTGCATTGCCGTTGGGAGTAGCAACGCCGGACGAAGCGGCCGAAGCCGCACTGCTCCACGCCGCACAGGGTGGTTGTCAGGAAGCGTTCCGCACCCTCGTCGAGGAACACCAGCAACGCGTTTATCATTTCTGTTTCCACTACCTCCGCGATGTTGGAGACGCACGGGAAGCTTGTCAGGACACTTTCATCCGCGCCCACGGAGCGCTCGATCGCTACCGACGCAGGGCGCGGGTGAGCACATGGTTGTTCCAGATCGCGTTAAATCTCTGCCGCGACCGATTTCGCCAGCGACCCGCGACCCGCGGTCGTCAACTCCTGGCATTGGAGGACCATGAAGTGGCCTGCCACCGTCCCTCGCCGGACGAGGCGGCGATGCGCGGCACAGACCTGGCGAAGCTGGACCGCGGCCTCAATGCCCTGCCAGAAAAATTCCGCGCGGTCATCGTCTTGAGCTGCCTTGACGGTCTCAGCCACGGCGCATGCGCCGCGATCCTGAAATGCTCCGAGCGTGCGGTGGAAGGACGCCTTTACCGCGCGCGGCAACGTTTGGAGGTATGGTGGCAGCGTGAGACCAGTTGA
- a CDS encoding HupE/UreJ family protein, which produces MKRILLQVALAILAWGATSSAGHAHGLDVFEARIEKSMPGTWRVKLELALDQIEMLSGVAPYSIRTGADLARVRAPLAAILSAGTILEQNQTRLSGLSLHIPSLEGGVPITPEMELPQRVAMFLEARGDDSIIPEIKNSRYRIGEFDIPVSFLVIETDLDPAPAEIAGALSSPALEAVSPPPATVRLLTDCFWIGFRHIIPEGTDHLLFILGVYLGSRRFKEILWQVTAFTVAHCVTLLFTMAGLVRFPEAVAHWVEIGIAASIAFVAVENLLPDAKRPFGRRLAIVTVFGLVHGLGFAGALSEVDWPRHLFLPAVFCANVGIEFAQLLIVITGLLLTAWFWKKAWYRKAVVMPASTVIALIALYWAVDRAMAKAPTGAAVVAAQSTPATLP; this is translated from the coding sequence ATGAAACGCATCCTCCTTCAAGTCGCCCTGGCGATCCTCGCGTGGGGCGCCACCTCGTCCGCCGGCCATGCTCATGGATTGGATGTGTTCGAAGCGAGGATCGAGAAATCCATGCCGGGAACCTGGCGGGTAAAGTTGGAGTTGGCCTTGGATCAGATTGAGATGCTTTCCGGTGTGGCTCCATACTCCATTCGAACGGGAGCCGACCTCGCGCGGGTGCGCGCCCCGCTGGCCGCCATTTTGTCGGCCGGCACCATCCTGGAGCAAAACCAAACCCGGCTGTCCGGCTTGAGTCTGCACATCCCGTCACTCGAAGGAGGCGTCCCCATCACTCCCGAAATGGAGTTGCCGCAGAGAGTCGCGATGTTCTTGGAAGCCCGCGGCGACGATTCGATCATTCCGGAAATCAAGAACTCCCGGTATCGCATCGGCGAGTTCGACATACCGGTTTCCTTCCTGGTGATCGAGACCGACCTCGACCCTGCTCCCGCGGAAATCGCCGGGGCGCTGAGTTCCCCCGCATTGGAAGCCGTCTCCCCGCCACCCGCCACCGTCCGGTTGCTGACCGATTGCTTTTGGATTGGCTTCCGCCACATCATTCCAGAAGGCACCGACCACTTGCTGTTCATTCTCGGCGTCTATCTCGGGTCGCGGAGGTTCAAGGAAATCCTGTGGCAGGTCACGGCCTTCACCGTAGCCCACTGCGTCACCCTGTTGTTCACCATGGCTGGCCTCGTCCGCTTCCCGGAGGCGGTCGCCCACTGGGTGGAGATCGGCATCGCCGCCAGCATCGCCTTCGTGGCGGTGGAAAACCTTCTACCCGACGCCAAGCGCCCGTTCGGTCGCCGGCTTGCGATTGTCACGGTGTTCGGGCTGGTTCATGGACTCGGCTTTGCCGGAGCACTCTCGGAAGTGGATTGGCCCCGTCACCTGTTTCTCCCTGCCGTGTTTTGCGCCAATGTCGGAATCGAATTCGCGCAATTGCTCATCGTGATCACCGGTCTGCTCCTGACCGCATGGTTCTGGAAAAAGGCTTGGTACCGGAAAGCCGTCGTGATGCCGGCCAGTACGGTCATCGCTTTGATCGCACTCTATTGGGCCGTCGATCGAGCGATGGCGAAAGCCCCCACCGGCGCAGCGGTCGTCGCTGCGCAATCCACGCCCGCAACCTTGCCCTGA